One genomic region from Candidatus Xiphinematobacter sp. encodes:
- the ilvN gene encoding acetolactate synthase small subunit → MCHTITVVVENRFGVLGRVVGVFSGRGFNIEGLNVSPARDPSTSRMTITLRGDGKILEQVTHHLEKLVDVISVRHHRDREYIGRELVLLRVCADLKTRTEVIQICEVFRAKVIDVHPTELTIELSGSEIKIARFLGLMETFKIEELVRTGQVVLPSPPGPSQSSLRRTSHILH, encoded by the coding sequence ATGTGTCACACTATTACAGTAGTCGTCGAAAACAGATTTGGGGTGCTCGGCCGTGTTGTGGGGGTGTTTAGTGGGCGGGGTTTTAATATTGAAGGCCTCAACGTAAGTCCTGCTAGGGATCCCTCTACCTCCCGTATGACCATTACTCTCCGTGGAGACGGTAAGATATTGGAGCAAGTTACCCATCATTTAGAAAAGTTAGTGGATGTTATCAGTGTTAGACACCATCGAGATAGAGAATACATAGGCCGAGAGCTAGTGCTTCTACGTGTGTGTGCGGATCTTAAGACCCGCACAGAGGTGATACAGATTTGTGAAGTTTTTCGCGCGAAAGTCATAGACGTGCATCCTACCGAACTCACCATCGAGCTCTCTGGATCAGAAATCAAGATTGCCAGGTTTCTCGGCCTTATGGAGACTTTTAAAATTGAGGAGCTCGTCAGAACTGGGCAGGTGGTCCTTCCCAGTCCTCCTGGTCCTTCCCAGTCCTCCTTGAGGAGGACGTCCCACATCCTACATTGA